A DNA window from Bdellovibrionales bacterium contains the following coding sequences:
- a CDS encoding CreA family protein yields MGISRSSCIWSNLFCFNRGSNWSDFSSDPSDSSIACRQTGPISESDLRKIEKSSEGEDIFSVDKGGFNKKFFNLFKELNVRRIYDRKNNTLLYVTTRLSSSKDI; encoded by the coding sequence ATTGGCATTTCAAGATCCAGTTGTATCTGGAGCAACCTGTTTTGTTTCAACCGTGGAAGCAACTGGTCTGACTTTTCAAGTGATCCGTCAGATTCAAGTATAGCCTGCCGACAAACGGGTCCAATATCTGAAAGTGACTTGAGGAAAATTGAAAAGAGCTCTGAAGGAGAGGATATTTTCTCTGTCGACAAGGGTGGCTTTAATAAGAAATTTTTTAATCTCTTTAAGGAACTAAACGTCAGAAGAATCTATGATAGGAAGAATAATACCTTACTATACGTCACTACACGACTAAGCTCATCGAAGGACATATAA